In Larimichthys crocea isolate SSNF chromosome XXII, L_crocea_2.0, whole genome shotgun sequence, the genomic stretch CTGGACGACTGGGCACTGAAATGAGACGGCATAGCCAGCAGCACAAACAACTGGGTTACATGTCTGTCCTCTTAGACTGAAAAAAACGCTTCCTATGAATAGGAAGCAGTCTCCATCACGTCATTGCAATTGTCAAAAGTACCAATATTGTCTGCTCTGAGGGTTTGGGTCCACAGGGGATGTTCCATATGAAgtctatgtacagtatttaaatATCAATGAATCCCACACCTACTCAGTACTGAACACTTGACAAAAACTGAACTCTTTATTAAATTGTAACCTTTTAAGGGCAAATACTCCATTATTTGACCCTGTGCATATGAGAGTAGAAATCTTTGCTCTATGTTGTAATATCAACATAGCTTCCTTGACACATTGATCTCAGTATTGTGCACATTGTGCATTGTTCTACTGTATTTCACTTATATAAGAAGGCTATTGTAATTTACAGGAATTTTAATGCTGAAATTGGCTAACAGAGCCCCATATATATGTTAAAAGGTTGTCACTGTAGTAACTATATTTATGACCAAAACAGAGTCTAGTCGTATTTGCAAATATTCATGAAGCCATGCTGTGAAAAATGCCTTTCAGAGGACTTGTGTGGGCAAAAGGACATATTACTGCAGAAAAAGAGCTGCAATTATCAAAAGGGGTATGATTTATGATATCATCCTtgcaacatttcaaataaattataaatcacaaacaagcagagcagtttattcccttttttttaaattcacaatCCAGACTAATATGTCTGGTACTTCTTTGCCCTGTGTGGTTAGATACTATTAATCTGATTCAGTCTCATAGGTTACAACAATTAAATTTCCAAAATATAACTGTGCACTTTTTCTATCCTATGCATGAacaatagacttttttttctttcatcttaaAAGTGGCCTGGAGTTATTCCAGGGAAAGCTGTGTCTAACAACATCCAAGTAGCTTGTCTGGATATCCACAGTCTCACTTACAAACTGTCTCTATTATAGCAGCTTTATTGTGGCAGCTCTGTACGAGTTTGTGATAAATTATACACTGTCAAATCAGAGAATATGGATTATGTTGTTGCCTCCGAAAATCTTATGAATCTTATTTAGTAGGCCTATAAAAATCATGATGATCTCTACTTCGCTACCACTCCTGCCAGATTCCTACCTGCCAGTTAggagaaaagatggaaaaatgGGAGGCAGGAAAGGCAGAAGGAAATGCAAGAGGTTGAAAGGATGGGCTAGATGAAAgcaaagaggaggtgaaggagaaaaTTGCACCAAGATGAGAAATGGCAAGCATTGACAAATCATTGCTCTGACGATTGCAGTGGCTCGGATAGGAGTAAAATCTGGttacattttgtgaaatataaacTAGCTTGCAAGAGAGCACTGAATGCTGCAACATGCTGTAATAGGTTTGAACACACTGAGATTATAACATGAACTAGCCTGTCAGTTATGTGCTTGCTGCTAAGGTCTCATCGCTTCCAGGGAAAGATAACAACACCCCGGCTTAACCCTAATTACCAGGAGTGATCTCTAATTGGTTTTGTTCCACAGGGCTCAGACAAAACTTCAGACACTAACAGAGTCTGACTCAGTGTTTGCATTTTAACCAAGGTGATGAAGGCTACCCACAGGTCATGGACAAGTGGAACTCatgcagtctctgtgctatTTTAAAAGTGCCTTTGAGCCTGTCTAAGTAAAACAATTGTGACAGATTTACAGTTACTGTGTCACAGAAACAGGTGGGAGCAGCTCTGTTCACCACACCCACATCATTTCAAAGATGGGTGGTCCCATCCATCCCAACAACCAGATGTCTGTTTCATGCACAGAGCGAGCAAACCAAGCACGCCTTCTAGCGGTTACTccaactttgtgtgtgtgtgtgtgtgtgtgtgtgtgtgtgtgtgtgtgtgtgtgtgtgtgtgtgtgtgtgttttctaaggGGAAAAAATGTGTCACTTACGGTAAAAGACGTATTCTGTGTAGCTGGACCAGATCTTGTCCTCTGTGTGCTGGTTGACAAACGAGGCTGTGACTGACGAGTTGCAGGCCACCATTTGGAAACCACACTCCGACAGCATGTCAAAAGCCCTCTCCAGGTGCTTGAACTTGAGGTAAAACCGGGAGGTGTACCGGTCCGGGGTCCTGTCTGGGTCTCGGCTCTCGTTCAGGGTCTCCCCGAAAACTTCTTTGGCGAGGGCCACCCGTCCACATATCAGTATCCGAGGTACCCTCCTGAACTTGGCGTCGGTCTGACTCTCTCGGCCCATGGTGCACGACCCCCTATACCCCACCGTGATGAAGCCGCTCTTTCTGTCTGCGGGGACGAGGGAGGGCGGCGGGCACTGCCGGTGGTCGCTGCCCTGGGATCCGTCTTCATAGTCGCTGTGGAAATAGTCGTCCGGGCTTTGCTTGAGATCATCAGGGGTCAGGAGCCTCACTAGGTCGGGCAGCAGGAAGTACTCCGCCTCTTTCCTGAGCCTCCCTTTCTCCGGGAAGTGGTCCGGGAGGACGACTTGCTTGTCTCGGAGGTAGTCCAACACATACCGGAATAAAAAACCATCTCTGTCGATGAAATACCGACCCTTGGGGTCTCTCGCCAAGTCATTAGAAGCGTCTTTTTTGGATGCGAACAGCTTACCGAGTAATGAACTCGGGGTGCTCACCAAAGTTGAGTGACGCGTGTAATAAACCTGCCCCCCTACATTTAATTCAACCACATCTGGAAAACTGTTCTGGACGGATGTTTGCTCTTTGGGGTTAGTCCTACAGTTCCCACTCAGCGCCATCGTTTCCGTCATGAAGAACTACAAACGGGCTACACACCTATTGTCTACAGCAAGTCtcaaaaggaggaggaaaaaaaaatcagttttaaaagttACTAAACTGTGTCCTCTCTGATTCTGCGTTAACGCAGGGCCTCCAACTTAATCTCAGAACAATCTGAATAAGCATTTTTCATCGATCCATTGCCATTATCACCTACCAGTCTTTAGCAGAACATGGGAGGGGAAGATGGCAGTGCAGGGCGTCCCTCTTTGAATGTTAaatctggaaaagaaaaaaaaaaagactgagatGGATGACTTGGAGGAGAAAGGAATCAGCACGGCGAGAGAGGAGAAATGTATCCGGGCGCATCAAAGGCGTGCATCAGTGGCTAATGTAAGAGCGTTACAgggtgggtggtgggtggggtgggggcgGTTCGAGGTTGAAAGAAGAAGCCTATAACACCGAACGAAGAAGAAACTTGTCTCGCTTGCCTTTCTTAGCTACCAGGAGTATTATCCAACAAACAGAAATCCTTTTAcgcacgaaaaaaaaaagtccaaagagaagaagaagaagatgaaggtgCTGAGGCGGTGttgtcacttttgttttctcttcaacTTCCCTTGAACACCAGCAGATTTTCCGGGCCGTGCAGAccagcagaaggaggaggaggaggaggaggaggaggcagagaaactTCGCAGAGATTCGCACGAACCTCGGGAGTCCTGAAACGATTTTGTCTGTAGCCTGTCACCACAAATATGTCGCCTGCTCGGGACTGAACTAAACTAAAGCCTTCTCCTCAAAAAACATATCTTATTCACTCATTTTCagaggtgtaaaaaaaatatatatatatatcaaatatcagtttgttctcttgttttcagagcagcagagaggagagaggagcgaCCCGCTGCTGGCTGGCTGCTTTTACCGGGAGCTGTCCGCGGTGCTGAAACGAGCatctcaccctcccctcctccctctttctcctcaccCTCCCTTCCACATTCTCCTACCGCCTCCCCTCCCATACAGAGCTGGGTGGTGTCTTGctcccccgtctctctctctctctctctctctctctctctctctctctctctctctctctcacacacacacacacacacaaacacacactacatgcAAATGCAAACTTGCTGCTCCCGAAGGTTAAATAGCTGCATGCGCCCGTGTAAACGTTGCGTTTTAGTCGTGGGATTGCTGCATCCATCTTTGTGTCATTACTATAATAAGTTGCAATTTGACCCCCAGCTCGAATCAATTTGCATGCAAGTttgaacagataaaaacagaacttGTTGTGGTTTCAATgctgcaaagtgtgtgtgtgtgtgtgtgtgtgtgtgtgtgtgtgtgtgtgttactcccTGACTGCAACAGGTTTATAGTTTTTACTTTCCTCTTACAAATTAAAATCTCGTAATGAAAATGTCATCAAGGCTCAGATAAACGGCTCTGACTGTCTGTAGTTGTTACATAGATGAGCAACAGCGCCCCCCTCTGTTGGTACatgttcagcttttttttttttctttcagactcACACAGAACAATGATagaaacagctgtttttgttttatttcctttgaatGCATTCAGCATTTACAGCAAGCGTGTGCATGTAAGTGTTTCCGAATGGTGTTGTCATTTGCATTTGCAGATGGAACAAGATATATTTAAACAGAATGTGAACTTTCAAGAATATTTGTTTAAGATTCATTTTTCCCCCCACGGCTATATAATGTCTCATATCAACACTGAAACATaagtaagcaataaaaacacttatttGGCTCATGGGTCAAAAGCGAGCAGAATACCAGCACAGTATAATCTGTAgtctaacaaacacacatgctccaGCTGCAAGGCCAAATCGAGCAATGTATTACAtgcaaatatatttgtatatttctggGGCGGGGTTTGTACCAGTGAATCAGCATGCAACACCTCAACTCCTGTGTAGCCTCTCAAACAGCCATgcttatataaatatatatttaaacttttgacTTGATCAATTTGATATTCTTGAACACTTTGATCTCAAATggtatctgtctatctgtctgtgatGTGGTGTTTCAGAGGAATAtaaaaaggcaggaaaacattttaattagctATTTTTgatcattattttaaatatatattttaaatgtggttATTCTGAAGTTGCAATTCAGTATGACACCCACCAGCACATGACTGCATCATATCTTGTGCAAAACATATTCTCAGCTACTTTTCTTGCACAATAATTAGAACATTAGTACACCATTTAAGAACAGCTCACATCATACACAGTACTTTATACAATGACTAATTCTGTGTCAGCCAATATAATCATACTGACAgaattttattaattaaaatgcCAGTGCAATTTGAGACACTTTAGCTCTAAACAGTACCTAACAAGTCATAATGAGTCCTGCTATTCAATCAGACAGAGTTCTTTAGTGTCTGGGAGAGAAATGGGTCAAGAGTGTGAGTGATGtaaaacaaagtgaataaaagacagagagagaacgaggAGGTGTGCCTGGCTGGGACCTGAGCAGTCATCCAGAAGTAGGCCACGCTGGTAGCTTCATCATAAATACATGTAGCCACTACACCGCTCCCTGCTGTGCTGCTATTTAAAGACCAGATGATTGACCACCTGTAAGAAGTTAAAGCAGTTTCGGCTGAcacaattcagttcaattcaagcTTTCTCTGTCCCCAAAGAGCACTTGATTTAATGACATAAAAGCTTACAAAACGCACAGCAGGACCATCAGGATTTTGAATtcccatttatttattcatcccaGAGCTAAAAGCACAGATATATTTACAGCAAACAGGCTTCGACATTTATTCTAGTTTCTGTgtatctttgttgttttatatgtttgaGAACGCTTCAGTACGATATTAATTAATACACAATACATGATGAAATATTAACTCCGCAAGCAGAGCGGCAATATTCATAATTgatagggttttttttttctgagagagACACATTATCAGagagatttttaatttttgacttacaaaagaaaagttcaaCCTCAAGGAAAATCCCAGGCACTTCACTTCCCTGACACAGTTCAACTCGCAGCACAGATTTTCCTGTGCAGTGCAAGAGGCAACTATTAAAGGGAATTTTCAGGCTAGTCACAGATGGTTGAAATAAACAGCACACTACTTCCACTTCCATCTTTCATTACAGCCACACTGAATGATGCCAGGCCTTAGATGGGAAATCTGCAAGTACAGCAGGCAGACGCTCAATGCATAAATTCAGTTGACTCAGAGAGTATTTACCAAAATGAGTTTCTATGTAAGCCTCAGCTATCCCTCAAACTTGGacgtttattattttttatttaaacttggTCAGCTATTTATAATTTGCAAAAGTTTCAACAGGCAGAAACTTtctgtaagaaaaaaagcacatggGGAGAATTCTGCGTTACACAGAAACAGAGCGGAGGAGAAGAGACTATGGCAAAAAGTTTGTCAGGTGGAATATGGTATTTGGGGGAAGTGATTAGAGGTGACATTGAAAAGACACTGCGGGTGGCATTATGCCTATTTGTTTTAAGCGCATCCGAGCTGCCAATAGGGAGCCATCAAGTACAGTGAGTCACCGTGTGATTAGATGGTCTGAAGGCAAGATGGAAGggttgtatgtttgtatgtgtgtctgtgagtgtgggTCTGGTTTGCATAAGAGCtttgagaacagagagagagagtaccaGCCTATAATGAGACTATGGCATCATGCAGCAGTCATCAGTTTATAtcagtgtgttgtttatttgtctACATATTCAGCTCTGTCTGGATCTGACTAAAAATCGCACTCACACACTGTAGCACTTTTCCTTCAGTACTTACAGTATGTATTCCAGTGAGCACATTAACCACCCCTTTGTTGTAAATGCCACTCTGATGGTGTAGTAGAATATGTGGGGCTGACAATAGAGATAATGCTAGATGATGGTGCTAAATTAAATTCAGACCATTTCTAGAATGTTACAGCAACATTGTGGCCAGtcactgttatttttttcccGCAActttacagaaaacaaatgacttaAGACTCAACTTGGACATAGAAGTTAGACTCATTTCTTGACTTCAGACATGATGACTTAAGTGGCTTGTCTGtctcattttatgttttcagtttaaatattaaaatgtcagcGCTGACCTCACATGTCACATGAAGTGTCACATGTGTAACGTTACCCGGTATGTGAGTGCACACTATGTATAGCATTGTCACGATTGGATGACTACCCTGTCAGTCAAGCTCCTCGCTGCCTGATGGTCTATGGATCAAATcggatcatcatcatcacgatCATAATCAGCTCACACCAAGAGTCATCACTTTCAGATTCAGAAGTTTCGCATGAACTGCTAAATGCAAGACGTGCTCGTCAAAGATTTCTGACAGGCAAACTAATATTGAAAGACTGCAGCATCTTAGGTGGTGGGGGTGATTTCATTTGCCTTAACTAAGGAGTTCACTTGACTTGACTGAAAGACTTCATCATCAAAATCAAACCAATCACATGTTattgcacttttgttttgttacttacAGTATTTATTACAGTGAATTATCCTTTTGTTGTAAAAGACCTATTTATAATAAACCAACATGTCGATTGGCACAGAAACTGGCcaacatattttagttttaattagcATTAATGTAGGCTgagcaaaacagaacaaagagagaaaacataaaataaatatcaaatgtttCTAAGAAGTGGGCTTATGATGGTGCAATGATGGTGTGATACACTGATTAGCCATAACTTTATGACCACATCTTTTGCCACCAAAATAGCCCTGAACCATCGTAGTTCCCCTCCAGAACATTGTCCAAAGTATCTCACTGCCTCTTGCCGGCTTGCCTTCTTCCCATAGTGCATCCTGGTGCCATGTGTTCCCCAGGCAAACAACGCACACACCTGGCCATCTACACAGTTAAAAGAAAACGTGATTCATCAGACTAGGCCACCTTCTTCCATTGCTCCATGGTTCAGTTCTGTTGCACGTGCGCCCATTGTTGGCACCATGGACAGTAGTGGGCACAACAAACTACGATGCACTGTGAGTTCTgacacctttctttttttttctttaaaaaaaaatacttttcttttttcttttttccttccttagACCATTGTTAATAGGTACTGACCAATGCAGACTAGAAAACAtcccacaagagctgcagttttggagacGACTGAAATCTTTACACTTGCccatttttctgcttctaacACATCAACATTGAGGACATAATGTCCATTTGTTGCCTGATAtatcccacccactgacaggtgccatgataaCATTCACTTCATTCATGTACGAATATGTGAGTGTGATcagaacagaaatatgaataaGATAATCATTAATGGTGTACAAGACTTACAGCATTACTAACAGTGCATCAGTGTTCTTTTTAAAGCAGATGCAGCTCTTTTGTCAGTCCATGAATGAACCTCTCATctttcttgaaaaaaataaaaatcatttattcagtttctgTGTGAATACAAAAATAGCCTGCTGATGTTCAGTGTCTCATGAGATAATCTTCGCAGGCTGGTGGCCGGACTGAACTCTCACTGTCCTACAAACAAGTGCACACCAACACCTCCGGGTACTAATGCAATAAGACATAAATCTCAAATGCATCTTCAACAAGGCACATGACAAGGTTTTCGTCTGATTATAGAAGTCTGCCAATGAACTTGTAATCATTAAGAAACTAAATGTCTCCTCAATACTGATCTTCAAACATAAACTTAACAAGGTCCATGTGGGTATTCACAACAAGTCCCAATGCCCCAGATTTGatatcaaaacaaaatcattttagcTGATCCAAGAAAGCATCAAGCCTACTTTCCCTCAGTACTGCCATAGGCCGCCATTGAATTGAGGAAGTAGAtctagtttcttcttcttcaatcaTCACATCTCAAATGATAGAATGAATATTACAATCAACAAACACTAGAAAGCAATTTCCTCTGTGGCTCCAAAAAGACTAAATGCCAGCAGACTGGGAGCATTTTTCTTGCGTGTGTTATACTGTAATATTCTCTAGCTAGTGAgtaataaaatgacaaaaatcctGGATTTCAGTCTATTTTAACACGTCACAACATTAGTTCTTTCTTGCATTGTGTCGCTTTGCTGCTCTGCCCCCCAATCCCTTCCTCATCCACTCTTTGCACAGGCCGGAGTAGCTTTCCCTGCTAAACTAGGTCCACTTCTCTCCCAGGAGACAAGTCTATTTAACAGGAAGTCCACTAAACATTAAGGGCTTTGGCAGCCAGAGGAGAGGAATGTGGTGAGGGACAGACGAGCAACTCCTGGAGCCAGGATAAGTACAACATGCAACCCTGCAAGACACCACGGAAAGCCAGGAAGTTTCAGCTTGTCTTCTGGCcagcaacacagcagcagagctgtcaTCACGCTCACTAACACTGACTCTgcaggtgtctgtgtgtgtgtgttgtactgtgtACTGGTGAAGGCATGAAGAAAGAGGCTGTACCCTTGGAGCCAAGTTTAAACAGAGCAGGGAAATATGGATCCAGAGCTATTTTGGATACAGCCAACTGAGCCAGGAGTTACTCTTGTGTTTATATGGTACCTCTAATTTGTGGAGCTGACAACAGAGATCATGCTAGATGATGATGCTAAATTAAGCCCAGGTGATTTGTAGAAtgtttgggtttgtgtgtgggttCAGATCCATTTAACTTCATTTGTTTGGTTtcatatatttcacatatttacgtgtttgtttgacaaaaatgcattcatttttttttcttgaagtcTTGTAGACTTATCTTTTTTATACAGCAGAGATGTCGCCTTGAATCATTGTGACTTGTAGTCGCTGTTTAGATGACTTGCAACTTGattttatagaaaataaatgacttgaCTTGTGACTTGGTTTGAATTTCAAAATTAGATattaaagactttaaatgttcagtgttGACATGCCAAGTGTCTTTGTAATGCTACCCTGTGAACAAGCTCCTTGCCAGCTACCTGATCAGATCATCATCATGCCTGTGCCAAGTGTCATGCTTTACAGATACAAGAAGTTCACATGTGGGGGGGCGGATGACTTGCCTTGACATAACCTGTGACTTGCCAAAGGAAAAATGACTTGGGACTCGCTTGAGACATGTCTGACATACAGCTATACTGTCTGACTTCTCAGTTTTGTATTTGCAGGTGGAGAGCAGTGCTTTCTTGGCTATGAATGACCTCATAGTCCATGGAGAGATCATTCATCTAAATCACCTCTCTCATGCAGTATGCCGTGGCTTTTAACTTGAGGATGTCAAAATGTGCCAAAACACTGATCCAGAAAATTACAAGATTGCATCAGATGAGTGCAAGCTGTGAGTGCAAGGTCTTCCCCTCCTCACCTGCAAGTAGTTTCCTTCAGTTCTTAACAAGGATGATGTTATAGCATTACATATCTTAGTAGACATGTTTACTGGTACAAAAGCTAACAGGCTGCATCCAATGCTTTCCTGTCAAGGGTTGCAGGGGGGCTGGAATCTGTCCCAGCATGTATTACCTTCAGGGAGCCACTCTATCACAGGCACAGCTGATATAACTGAGGGAAATTACTGTTAAAAGTCTCTTTACtacatgctttttatttttcaggcgCATAGTAGTGTTATCAGCCTTGTGTGTGGGAACACAGTGCTCGAGTCATGATGGGAAAGAAACAAGTCAAATCATTGTCTTCTTTACAAATCATTTCATGACAATGAGCATAAGCTGCTGAATGCATAACCATTCATTGTTAAAATGTTCAGCTGCAGGTTAATGACTGCAATGCCCAATGAAGATTGTCATGTAATGATTTTGCTTTTGAGTCTCTGAGCTTTGGATCCAAGGGTTTAAAATATCAGTATAGACAAAGTTGCTTAGATTTACTCTGCTTTTctgcagcttgtgtttttattaaaagatCATACTGGgtttaagaaacaaaacataactgATTAACCAGCTAAATAATCTTTATTTccacatggaaacaaacaatgaCATTGCTGAAACCTGATAATCACAGCATGACCTCTCTCCTAATGTTCTTTCCCACGTATAACCCATTTACGCTCATAGAAACAATCAAACTTGTACGCTGTGATAAAACCAAGAGGTTTTGTGTGTATCTTACAGTAGTTGGCGTTTGATTCAATTTGCACCATGTGGGACTCAGAAAGCAGTTGGCCCGGATCAAGTTGTGGGTGTAGTGAAAGGATGGGAGGAGGCGGAAGATCTGACAgctccatgaaaaaaaaaaaaaatctctgttcatttgtttaaaaaaacaaaaaacaacatccattgagtcagagtgtgtgtaagtgtactGCGCACTGACTCATCTCTCTATCTGGACTGCATCACACACAGATGAGCTGTGATGAACATGTATGGAGTAAGAATGCAGTCACatcatatatattcatatattcattcattcatattatgctttcattttaatataatggattccatccatccattttccataaccacttatccttatcagttTAGTtgagggggctggagccaattaCAGCTAGCATTGGGAGAGTCAAGTCGCCAGATCATCACAGGGCTTACAAATAGAGACGAACAACCATTAACacctatggacaatttagagtcatcaattaacatgttaagtgcatgtctttggactgtggaaggaagtGAAAGCACCCgcagagaacccacacagacacgaggagaacatgcaCACTCCACACAGAACCACTGCATCACCGTGTCACCCAATACAGTGGGTTCATTACACCAAATAAAGATACAACATTAAACTTGCTGCTTCATTGGATGCATTTAAAGTAACACTCGTTATgtaattatgttatgtttagCTTATTGGAAATGACACTCTTCAGGCGAGTCACATATTTTCAGTACCCCACAAGCTGGGAGATATAGCCTATAAAAGCTGTAATGTGTTCCCAGTGTGTaccattcagtttttatttgaggATTTATACAGTCCATGACTTTGGGTGGCACTGGCTGATCTCCGTTTATACTTGAAACCTATTTTAAAATGGATCCTAAAAATACAGAGTGAACTAGCCAGGGAAAGAACATCTCAAccagtcattttgtgtcttatTAAGTCCCCAAATCTTTCTTcttaatgcaaataaaaaataggtTTAATAAGTCagtacatttgtatttatttaaagtccTTCATTTTCAATCTAGGTatcagtttgaattaaaatgacacatgtCTGCATTCATACAGGCTCAAATCTGCCTTCAAAATCAAGCACCAAAAAAGTCTTAAAACAACTGCTGTGTGGAAAAATAAATCCTGAAGGCTAAAGACTGAGCCTAAACAACTCAAGAAGGGATTTTTGCCAAGAAGTGAGTCGGCTCATATCTGtgcctttctctccatctctgaaGCCGCTCATCGGCGGTGCACAACACAGTCAAGTTCTCCAAGCCTAAAGGGAACTTGACCCTGTTGATTTGGCAAACCATGCAGATGACATGTTGCTAAGCACCCGCTCTCCCTCTGCCAGTGTAAAGGCCATGTGGGAACATTGTGAAGGGGTAGATAGCTGTGCTAGTTTACTGCCATAGTCAGCTctcctgtggtgtgtgtttctgtctcagtgagtgtgtgcgtgtgtttgtgtgtgttacagctcaaccactctctccctccctccagtATTTCCCATGCTTTACTCCCTGGCTCTTGGGATTAAAGGGAGGTTTCCACAGGTCTTCAATGTGTGACAAATCTCTTGATGAGACCAAATCTCCAAAAGTCCTTAGAACTGTAAAACCCCTTTTTAAAGGTGTAGTGTCCAATTTTACTCTTCATCTAATACCATCAGCAATTTATGATTTAAAGGATGTTCAGTACTGAATGATTTTTGCTGCAACTGTGCTACTGAATCacaggaaatatttatttagtcagtTTTCCCAGATCCTTTTGCTTCTGATCCCTCTATCTTGTACAGTGCTGTCAAACTGAGATACAACACAGTGTAAAGGAAGATGAATGAAGTGTGCAGTCGAGAACTGTATGAAGCTTTCTGCACACACCATCGAAATGAAGAATTTCTATCAGTATGAAAAAGTGAAAGCAACTGACAGTGAGGAGAAGATGTATAATTGAGTGTGTGGTGGGTCTCTGCTCACTCCTGCCATCAGTAATATCCATCAGAAAAAGCAGAATGTCCAGTTGGGAGTCACCCTAAACAAAGTACACAACTtgattatttgttgtttgctgtttgaaATACACCTATGCACCGTCAGAATTGCTGAAATCAattttgtcatcatttttatCAGGATAGAACACCCCATATGTTGTCAATATTTGAAGGTTCTTTGCATTTGCGGGCTTATTTCTGTGTTGTATCTAATTCTTATTGATGGCGTGAAATCTCACTGAAATATTA encodes the following:
- the kctd16b gene encoding BTB/POZ domain-containing protein KCTD16b, with amino-acid sequence MTETMALSGNCRTNPKEQTSVQNSFPDVVELNVGGQVYYTRHSTLVSTPSSLLGKLFASKKDASNDLARDPKGRYFIDRDGFLFRYVLDYLRDKQVVLPDHFPEKGRLRKEAEYFLLPDLVRLLTPDDLKQSPDDYFHSDYEDGSQGSDHRQCPPPSLVPADRKSGFITVGYRGSCTMGRESQTDAKFRRVPRILICGRVALAKEVFGETLNESRDPDRTPDRYTSRFYLKFKHLERAFDMLSECGFQMVACNSSVTASFVNQHTEDKIWSSYTEYVFYRGPSRWSSPPCDCCCKNHKGDGEGESGTSFNELSTSSSESQSEASSPQGTVIRGPVSRQSHPHANVQTLDRPPKKGPIAMLQQSEHRRKSDLLRTLTASSRDTSTCKKRPAKEKLTVEEELEKCIQDFRKIKIPERFPERKYMWQADLLRKYRL